Proteins found in one Cetobacterium somerae genomic segment:
- a CDS encoding VRR-NUC domain-containing protein: protein MKETDIQAAIITYLGILENQGKIWFSRLNNIPPVNKGTDGKMVFRKLPRGCKKGIPDILIISKGRTIAMEVKTPIGKQSKEQKLVEESFKKQGQEYHVVRSLEEAIKVVGHVV, encoded by the coding sequence ATGAAAGAAACAGATATTCAAGCAGCAATAATAACTTATTTAGGTATATTAGAGAATCAAGGTAAAATTTGGTTTAGTCGATTAAATAACATTCCACCAGTTAATAAGGGAACTGATGGGAAAATGGTTTTCAGGAAACTTCCTAGAGGTTGTAAGAAAGGTATTCCAGATATTTTGATTATATCTAAGGGGAGAACTATTGCTATGGAAGTTAAAACACCTATAGGAAAGCAAAGTAAAGAGCAAAAATTAGTAGAAGAGAGTTTTAAAAAACAGGGCCAAGAATACCATGTAGTTAGATCATTAGAAGAGGCTATAAAGGTAGTTGGTCATGTAGTGTAG
- a CDS encoding ParB/Srx family N-terminal domain-containing protein, with protein sequence MQELKFKIDSQREVVIMDIEKLIDNPNNVKIHTQEQIELIKKSIDKLGFNSIVVIDEENMILAGHGRVLALKETGEKTVPCLKISNLSEEEKLQIMMMDNTSVLMTGIDEEMAKLVIEKLELAEADLELTGLSLEKISELKIEDLDIPEVLAIDKQQNEISRETSLKLTFGTRKVIITDEELERLEAKYKEYINEMGVDFGFVSYLLGADA encoded by the coding sequence ATGCAAGAACTAAAATTTAAAATTGATTCACAAAGAGAAGTAGTAATAATGGACATTGAGAAACTAATTGATAATCCCAATAATGTTAAAATTCATACTCAGGAACAGATAGAGCTAATAAAGAAGAGTATAGATAAATTAGGTTTTAATAGTATTGTAGTTATTGATGAAGAGAACATGATACTAGCAGGTCATGGAAGAGTATTAGCACTAAAAGAAACAGGAGAAAAGACAGTTCCATGTTTAAAGATTAGTAATCTAAGTGAAGAAGAAAAGTTACAAATAATGATGATGGATAATACTTCAGTTTTAATGACTGGTATAGATGAAGAAATGGCAAAACTAGTTATTGAAAAATTAGAACTAGCAGAAGCAGATTTAGAATTAACAGGATTATCTTTAGAGAAAATAAGTGAGTTAAAAATAGAGGATTTAGACATTCCAGAAGTTTTAGCTATAGACAAACAACAGAATGAAATATCAAGAGAAACATCTTTAAAACTAACTTTTGGAACTAGGAAGGTTATTATAACTGATGAAGAGTTAGAAAGATTAGAAGCTAAATATAAAGAGTATATAAATGAAATGGGAGTTGACTTTGGTTTTGTATCATATCTTTTAGGAGCTGATGCATAA
- a CDS encoding ParB N-terminal domain-containing protein, with translation MEFIREIEIDKLKPADYNPRKINEKAFKLLQESLKMFGVLKPVIVNGSKNILTAGHQRTKAMKAIGLKTCPAIRIKDVSIQDEIRFNLFHNSIETNKTNVTIKDPQNIELENFTFVDCMHVNFKENKNAAVVKEISRLISKYGEWGSIVIDEEGNIIQNSDYAIACKLLNKRVLVYKLSNDKVKAFLRYMSVDYGEYNYEALGIKTYNQHNCQMNRLRGGIKDNKSSLYEGYVLKNISKDERGVDFGAGQCDYASKLSKLGYKLLPYEPHFKFKGQEAIDIREVVKMILKLEMDIKQNGLYDYVVLDSVINSITSNNFEKYVLTTCNALLKENGSLYIGTRNKGQIDSTLNSSRCIEKVRSLEFLDKDNFSATFRNGVWTLQKFHTKESLKEVCLKYFNDVETMGSGSQIYAICRNPKRLAKDDYVEALNIEFNMEYPNGYKHNKHEKLISEILKSK, from the coding sequence ATGGAATTTATAAGAGAAATAGAGATAGATAAATTAAAACCTGCTGATTATAACCCTAGAAAGATTAATGAGAAAGCCTTTAAATTGCTTCAGGAAAGTTTAAAGATGTTTGGAGTATTAAAACCAGTTATTGTAAATGGAAGTAAGAATATACTAACAGCAGGACACCAAAGAACTAAAGCTATGAAAGCTATTGGTTTAAAAACTTGTCCTGCGATAAGAATAAAAGATGTATCTATCCAGGATGAAATTAGATTCAACTTATTTCATAATAGTATCGAAACAAATAAAACTAATGTAACTATAAAAGATCCACAAAATATTGAACTAGAAAATTTCACTTTTGTTGATTGTATGCATGTAAATTTTAAAGAAAATAAAAATGCTGCAGTTGTAAAAGAAATTTCTAGACTTATTTCAAAGTATGGAGAATGGGGAAGTATAGTTATTGATGAAGAAGGAAATATAATACAAAATTCTGACTATGCTATTGCCTGTAAATTGCTAAATAAGAGGGTGTTGGTGTATAAATTGTCAAATGATAAGGTAAAAGCTTTTTTAAGGTATATGAGCGTAGATTATGGGGAATATAATTATGAAGCTCTAGGAATAAAAACTTATAATCAACATAATTGTCAAATGAATAGATTAAGAGGTGGAATAAAGGATAATAAATCATCTTTATATGAAGGGTATGTTTTAAAGAATATCTCTAAAGATGAAAGAGGGGTAGATTTTGGAGCAGGACAATGTGATTATGCATCTAAGTTATCAAAGTTAGGTTATAAACTACTTCCATATGAGCCACACTTTAAATTTAAGGGCCAAGAAGCTATAGATATTAGAGAAGTAGTAAAGATGATATTAAAGCTTGAAATGGATATTAAGCAGAATGGATTATATGATTATGTAGTGTTGGATAGTGTTATAAATTCAATAACATCTAATAATTTTGAAAAGTATGTATTAACTACTTGTAATGCTTTATTAAAGGAGAATGGGAGTTTATATATAGGAACTAGAAATAAAGGTCAAATTGATTCAACTCTAAATAGTAGTAGATGTATTGAGAAGGTTAGAAGTTTAGAATTTTTAGATAAAGATAATTTCTCAGCTACTTTTAGAAATGGAGTTTGGACACTTCAAAAGTTTCATACAAAGGAATCATTAAAAGAGGTTTGTTTAAAATATTTTAATGATGTTGAAACTATGGGAAGTGGAAGTCAAATATATGCTATTTGTAGAAATCCAAAAAGATTAGCTAAGGATGATTATGTAGAAGCTTTGAATATTGAGTTTAATATGGAATATCCAAATGGTTACAAGCATAATAAACATGAGAAGTTAATAAGTGAGATTTTAAAGAGCAAGTAA
- a CDS encoding ATP-binding protein → MQLVYFWIENYGVIKNKGVLLNQEYKIDFLYAENKGELIIEKTENEIPKNFFSYSKNESIIKNISCIIGGNGSGKTSIIHALFSTKNKINKSKYIKIYRVSDNELKLITNIDLIEIKNKTNYLNIKKTDDEDEMDCLFYTNSLEMYELNLYSLKNVYDISYKNELRNFKLSASSEGIINPTGEDYLNYMNNQFLKRLLLSKIKQIKKEESILNYISFPEMQKIIQNRLKKVKVELRNIEISENGKKFNEYYEKILKFDKRINKYKFINNFFKEAIEIFIVKELKENELSFFYDKIEALEKINIEYTEEYEELNTKLENFKEKKEEKEKLEKQLKKIKENKMKKDLENICNALLEIEENLLKYPFLKTKIEFIKETIEILFDMEEYNNKKGKMKLILNLEKNSNVLEKFFFLDYTIQELLTYKIFNVSFDEYFSSGEKSLLEMVLRVEEVLERIKNKESLLFIIEEPESFLHPEWQRKNIDLLIKFSEIFKLCGIKNLQYLLTSHTPLIIGDLPKGNIVSLNNENAQCVTGFGSNLLDILKNDFELSSFFGEFSKNKIKKVIDILSKDKGGKIKFKEIEKNKEEIEFIIKSLGETLIKNKLERMYFELEKEDPVQKIKKLMKEKGVTLEDLKKGDI, encoded by the coding sequence TTGCAATTAGTTTATTTTTGGATTGAGAATTATGGAGTTATTAAAAATAAGGGAGTGTTATTAAATCAAGAATATAAAATAGATTTTTTGTATGCTGAAAATAAGGGAGAGTTAATAATTGAAAAAACTGAAAATGAGATTCCTAAAAACTTTTTTTCATATTCTAAAAATGAAAGTATTATTAAAAATATTTCATGTATTATTGGAGGAAATGGAAGTGGAAAAACATCGATTATTCATGCTTTATTTTCAACAAAAAATAAAATAAATAAATCTAAATATATAAAAATATATAGAGTGTCAGATAATGAGCTAAAATTAATAACAAATATTGATTTAATAGAAATCAAAAATAAAACAAATTACTTAAATATAAAAAAAACTGATGATGAAGATGAAATGGATTGTTTATTTTATACTAATTCTTTAGAAATGTATGAATTAAATTTATATTCACTGAAAAATGTTTATGATATTTCATATAAAAATGAATTAAGAAATTTTAAATTAAGTGCTTCATCAGAAGGAATTATAAATCCAACTGGCGAAGACTATTTAAATTATATGAACAATCAATTTTTAAAAAGATTATTACTATCTAAAATTAAGCAAATAAAAAAAGAAGAAAGTATATTAAATTATATTTCTTTTCCTGAAATGCAAAAAATAATACAAAATAGATTAAAAAAAGTAAAAGTGGAGTTAAGAAATATTGAAATTTCTGAGAATGGAAAAAAGTTTAATGAATATTATGAAAAAATACTAAAGTTTGATAAAAGAATTAATAAATATAAGTTTATTAATAATTTTTTTAAGGAAGCAATAGAAATATTTATTGTTAAAGAATTGAAAGAGAATGAATTAAGTTTTTTTTATGATAAAATAGAAGCTTTAGAAAAGATTAATATTGAGTATACCGAAGAATATGAAGAGTTAAATACAAAATTAGAAAATTTTAAAGAAAAAAAAGAAGAGAAAGAAAAATTAGAAAAACAATTAAAAAAAATAAAAGAAAATAAGATGAAAAAAGATTTGGAAAATATTTGTAATGCTTTATTGGAAATTGAAGAAAATTTACTCAAATACCCATTCTTAAAAACAAAAATAGAATTTATAAAAGAAACTATAGAAATACTTTTTGATATGGAAGAATACAATAATAAAAAAGGAAAGATGAAGCTAATTTTAAATTTAGAAAAAAATTCTAATGTATTGGAAAAATTCTTTTTTTTAGATTACACTATTCAAGAACTTTTAACATATAAAATTTTTAATGTATCATTTGATGAATATTTTTCAAGTGGAGAAAAATCTCTTTTAGAAATGGTCTTAAGAGTAGAGGAAGTTCTAGAAAGAATTAAAAATAAAGAATCATTATTGTTTATAATAGAAGAACCAGAAAGTTTTTTACATCCTGAATGGCAAAGAAAAAATATAGATTTACTTATAAAATTTAGCGAGATTTTTAAATTATGTGGGATAAAAAATTTACAATATTTATTGACAAGTCATACACCTTTAATAATTGGAGATTTACCAAAAGGAAATATAGTATCATTAAATAATGAAAACGCTCAATGTGTAACTGGATTTGGGAGTAATTTATTAGATATTTTAAAAAATGATTTTGAATTATCTTCTTTTTTTGGAGAATTTTCAAAAAATAAGATTAAAAAAGTTATAGATATTCTGTCTAAAGATAAAGGTGGAAAAATTAAATTTAAAGAGATAGAAAAAAATAAAGAAGAAATAGAATTTATTATAAAATCATTAGGAGAAACTCTAATAAAAAATAAACTAGAAAGAATGTATTTTGAGTTAGAAAAAGAGGATCCAGTACAAAAAATAAAAAAACTTATGAAAGAAAAAGGGGTAACTTTAGAGGATTTAAAAAAAGGAGATATTTAA